The following DNA comes from Synechocystis sp. PCC 7509.
ATTGATGGCTGAATTTCTAATGCAATTTTCAGGTTATAAGGCATAGAAGCTTGAGTAAAACTTTTGCTCTTTAAGTTCATTAAATTGACTACTGTTTCACTAATCCAAGGAATCAATCATGTACCAAAAACACGAACTATTTGCCGAATTGTCTTCTGTTGACATTGCCGAAACACTCAAAGCCTGCGCTCTAGAGCAAAAAGATGAATATATGGAAGACGAAGCTGACCGCTTTCGCGAATGTCGTGCGCTAATTGAGCAAGGCAAAACATACAAGCAGACAGCAGCACAGTTTCGTAAGCAGGACAAACTAAAGGAATCTGGCGATGCCCAAGCGGATACCAACATACTAGAAATGTCTGAACTATTAACCCTATCTAGCGAACAGGTGGGGACGCGGATTTCTCTAATTGAGGCGGGAAAAATTCTGTCAGCCTGCGATTTATCGGATAAAGAGCAGTATGATTCCCAAGAATGCGATCGCTTCCTGGAGGCGTGTACCTTAGTCAAACAACAAAACAAGACTTATGAAGAAGTAGCAGCACATTTTGGGATTGCTCAACAGAGCAAGTCTAACGCTCATGGTATGTTGCTTGATGAAGTCAGACAATTGCTCAGTCAACCTGCTTTTAGCCAAGCAGAACAAATCCGCGAAGCATTGCCTCAGATGGCAATCGAACAACTAGAGGAAATCAAAGCATTGTTCTGGCAAATGACCGCTCAAAGATTGCGACAGTATGTTGACTCTGGGCAACTAGAAGCAGAGATTCGCCAAGCATCTAAGAGCGTACTAGCGACTTCTTCGGGAAACTCACTGGGGCTGTTGAATCCAAGCAGCAGCCCGAATCAGAAGCGTTTGCCTGGTTAATTGACGAGTGTATCCAACAGCGCATCACCGTTATTTCAACCACAGATCGGCAGCTAATTGAGTTAAACAACTATAAGTTGCGGGAACATGCCAAAGCGATCGCCCAAGAACAACGTTTGGACAAAGCCAGGATGGAGCGGTGGCAAATGTGGCTGAAGTGGACGGTTGGTAACTTACACAAAGCATCCAACCGGACTACGTTCTTTTATTTTGTGTGGACACCGTTGGTAGTTTTCTATTGTGCGATCGCATTTATGGGGATGCCCGTTGCTGTCGCTTGCCCCAAGGCGAACGGTGTCTGCCATAATCTGCGGGTAATGGCTTTAGAAACAAGGAAGACTGTACTGTTGCCGCAGGTGTGGGTGGATAAACTAAAGAGGAAACAGTAATGGAGAAATTACCAAAGTTTTTGAAGCCTTATAGAAGATGAACACAAAAGTCTTACTATCTTTACGCAATCGCTGGACATAATAGATAAAATTATAGTCTGTCGTTTACGTCAAAATTAAGCATTGACTCACAAAAAATACGCTAATTCAGAAAAAACTCAAATTACTGATTCAATTTCTTAAAAGTTGGGAATAATAGATAATGCACCAATTGACTTTGTAAAAAGGTAGTGGAATCCAGTATGGCAAGAGCGATTGCCGCTCGTATACAAGGTGATGATTATCAAGCTCGGTGGTTTTGGGTTCAGGTCTGTCGCCTGTTTGCCGAACGAACAAGAGTAGTACGCGTAGCATATGAAGAAAGCAACGTAAAATCCTTTGATGATGTCGTTACCTATTTCGGCAATAATGCGTCTGAGGATGAAGATAACTTGCTTCAAGCTGAATACTACCAAGTAAAGTTCCACGTTACATCAGCAGGATCTATTACCTGGCAAGGGCTGATGGACCCTAGCTTTATTAATGCAACATCAGTTTCTATACTTCAGCGCCTTAAGAATGCCCAAGAGCAATACGCTCCTAGTGGAACTGAGGCTCATATTATCCTTTATTCTCCTTGGCAAATCCATCCTGAAGACCTTTTGGCACAAGTCCATTCTCAAACAGATGGCAGGCTAGATTGGTATAGGTTAGCTAAAGGTGGCGAAAAATCGCAATTAGGCAAGCTTCGTAGCGCTTGGCGAAAACATTTAGGGATCGAAACAGACGAACAGCTTCGAGTAGTTCTTTGTCCTTTACGCATCCACCAAGGTCCAACTCTAAATGAGTTGGGTAATAAGCTAAACGATAAACTATATCGAGCTGGACTTAAACCTGTTGACGAGGGATGTCAGTGCCATCCCTACGATGACTTAGCACGCAAGTTTATTCAAACTGGAAGAACCCAATTTACACGCTCAGAGATAGAGGTGATTTGTAAACGGGAGAAGCTTTGGATGGGGTACTCTATTCCTGAACCAGATACTTACCGTGTAGGTATTCGTAGTTTCCTCCAGTGGGCAGAAAACTTGGAAGACGAAACTGATGTCATGCTTGACTTACTGCATTGGTTTAACGGACGATATATTAAGTCTCCTGAACTCTGGCAGAAGCAAATATATCCAGAAATAAAGAGCTTTTTATCTACAAATTTACGTCCTAATCAACGCTGCCTTATCCATTTTCATACCCATGCGTCGATTGTCTTCGCAGCAGGTTATTGCCTTAACTCTAAATCTGGGGTTGACGTAGCAGTTGTTCAATCTACTACTTCCGGACGAGAAATCTGGAGATTATCTGCAAAACCCAAGCATGAGTATTACCCAACTTGGCATTTTGCTGAGAAGCTAATTTCGGACGAAGGCGTAGATATAGCTCTAACTATATCTGCGACCCATGATGTTCTATCAGATGTCGAAGACTACATCACTCAATCAAAGCTCATATTTCACCGCATTATTTCCTGCTCACTTTGTGCTGGAGCTAGCCAACAGGCTGTACTAAATGCCGATCATGCCAAACTACTTGCTACCCATCTGTCAAACCACCTTAAAAGCGCTCGTACTACTGCCGAACGTAAAGCGAAGCTACACATTTTTGCTGCTGCTCCTAATGCATTAGTCTTTTCGGTCGGTCAACTTGCTCAAAGCTTCGGCTCGTGCGTCTTCTACGAATACGACTTTGACAGAAGTAATCCTGGTGAGTATCAACCCACTTTGAGTTTTCCGTTTCCAATTTTACACGAACATTAATAACCAAGTTAAATTTTTAAGTAAAGTAAATATGGAACTGCCTAGCTATTTTATCGACTTTCTGTCCAACATTCGTCCTACTGACAATCAAGTTGATGACTACATTCGCGGTCACAGAACCTTAAGCAAAAATCTTTTGGCAGATCCACTGCTTGCACCTATTATTGTGGCGATTATTCTCCAAGGAAGTTATCGCCGCGCTACAGCTGTGAAACCAAAATCAGGTAAACGAGCTGATGTCGATGTCATTGTAGTAACAAAGCTTAACCAACAAGACTATCTGAATCCAGAAAGCGCGTTCAACCCATTTATTCCCTTCCTCAACAAATATTATCAAGACAAGTTCGAATTACAGGGTCGCTCTGTTGGAATTACGCTATCCTACGTAGATCTTGACTTAGTAATTACTTCAGCACCATCAGAAAGTGAAATTGGCATACTTAAATCTGACAGTGTCATTTCCCAGGATACTCCTGAAAATGTTAACGATTGGCGCTTAGTGCCATCGTGGATATCTTTAGAAAGTCGATCGACCATGCCTACTCAGTTGATGCAGTCTCGATTGAATAATGCAAAGAAAGAAGCTGAATGGAAACTTTCACCACTCTATATTCCAGACCGAGATGCTAAAGTTTGGGTTCCTACACACCCCTTAGCCCAAATCCAATGGACATGGGACAAAAATCGCTTGTGTAATGGACATTATATAAATGTCGTGAAAGCCCTCAAGTGGTGGCGGAGAGTAAACCATCTGACACCAAAATACCCAAAAGGATATCCTGTTGAGCATCTAATCGGGCAGTGTTGTCCTGATGGAATTTGCTCAGTAGCAGAGGGTGTAACGAAAACCTTAGAGAAAATTGCAAGTAGCTATAAGGTGTATGCCGCATCAAAGACTGCACCAGACCTGCGAGATCATAGCGTACCTACACATAATGTATTCAAACGGGTATCAGGGGAAGACTTTGCAGAATTCCACAACCAGGTATGCACTGCTGCGAAGGTAGCTCGCGACGCAATTGATGCGGATACTGTGTATGAGAGCGCTGAGAATTGGCGCATACTCTTCGGTCAGGAATTTCCAAAAGCACCAAATGATAATAGTGGTCGTACCCTTGGTCCAAATCCTGGCGGATTTACTCAACGGAGTAATATATCTATCCTTGGTGGAGGAAGGTTTGCATAGTGCGCGCTAAAAAAACACCTTCAGAAGCACTGCTTGTTGCTCGTAGATCGTTAGAGGGTATGTCATCGGTTTTACTTCTACAAGACTGGACATGGAGTGAACAAGTAAAAGAATGGGTACTTCACTGTAGGCTATCTCTGGATATCTCAAAAGAAGGGTTAGTACCTATATCAACAGATTGGTACGTTCTTGTTACTCCACAGTATCCTTGGGGAGACATTAAATTTTACCCAGCTAAACAAAAAGGACTGACTCAGACTTTTCCTCACCAAAACTTTAACAGCTATGGCGATGAGCAACTACCTTGGCGCGATGGTAAATTATGTTTGATTACTGATATTGGGGCTGTGGGTCGTCAAAGATATGACATTGAGCCTTACGATGTAAATACGAGGCTGTACTGGCATTTCCAGCGCGCAGTTAACTGGTTAATTGCAGCCTCAGAAGATAACCTTGCTGCTCCCTATGAACACTTTGAGCTTCCTCATTTTCCCTTAACTTCTCTGACTACAGTTACTTTTTCTGAAGGAGATGAATCGTTTGTCCAGTGGGAAAATATTTCCGCTCGAGCAGGTCTAGTTGAGCTAGTACCATTTAGTAGAACAACCAATCTGTTTTTCGTCAAATCCTTTCAATCAATGGATGGTAGAGAGTTACTCACCCCGACTTGGGGAAAAGGAATGACTGATGCAAGCGCTGCACCAATAAGGGGAATATGGTTACGATTGAAAAATATCCCTATTGTTTCACCATGGCAAGCTCCATCAACTTGGAAAGAATTACGGGTAGCTTGTCGCAGCCAAGGAATAGATCTGGACGATTTATTAAAACCAGCACTAAAGACTATAAGGGATAAAAAAAAGCATATTGTTCTTATCGGCTTCCCTATCCCCAGTCTAGTAAATGGACTATCCCAGCAAATTCATTGGCAAGCATTGTTATTGCCTGTTTTATCTCAGGGGACGAAGACAGCTAAGGGATTTAGAACTAATGAGGAGGGTTATTGGCGGCGAGACTATACGAATACTTTTTGTGGAAAAAATATCTTATCATGGATAGTATCAGAAAACTGGCACGTTGAGCAAATCACTACTCGTGGCAAGCTTCCCAAAGCCTTAACTGCCCAAAAAATTTTATTACTGGGAGCTGGTGCAGTTGGTTCATCTATAGCTGAACTTTTATGTCGAGGCAATGTACACGATATTACCATCGTTGATCCAGATATATTAGAAGTAGGTAACCTTACCCGCAATTCCCTAGATCTACAGACAATCAAAATGTCCAAAGCCTATGGAATGGCTTATCGACTCAATCTTATCTCTCCCCATGCTGCTGTTGAAGCCATTTCTGCGGCTTTTCCGGTTGTTAAAGAAGCAGAAGAATTGCAAATTCAAAAGTGCAACATTGTTGTTGACTGTACGGGAAGTGATGCTGTGCTGCACAACCTGGAAAGTTTTCCTTGGAGCAACGACAAAATTTTCTTCTCTATTTCAATAGGATTAGGTGGCAAGCGTCTTTTTTGCTTTTCTGCCTACGGTAGTAGCTTTCCTCACACTAGCTTCCGCAACATGATAAATCCTTGGCTAGGTAAAGAACTCCAGGAATATGATGATCAGGAATTACCTAGAGAAGGTATTGGATGTTGGCATCCAGTTTTTCCAGCACGAGCTGATGATATATGGATGATGGCATCAACAGCAGTAAAGCATATAGAATCTTTGCTTAAATCGCCAATCAAATCTCCTGATTTAGCTGTTTTTGAGCAAGTTTATGAAAACAGTAGTTTTGTAGGCATTCATCAAGTGTATACTGAGGTAGGAAATGGCTGACCTAGAGTTTTGGTCGTTGGATAAAAAATTTGGAATTAGCATCGCTGAGAAAAGACTATCCCAACTTTTAAAAATGTGTGTCCATTCTGGCACTAATGAAACTGGGGGTATTCTTGTGGGTTTCTATACGGAGTTGCACACCTGTGCTGTGGTAACAGCCATATCTAGCCCTCCCTCAGATTCCTCTAGCGGTAGCAACTGGTTTAATAGAGGGACACAAGGTCTCGAAGGATGGCTGCATCGGCTCTGGCATCGTGATAAGCACTATTATTTAGGTGAATGGCACTTTCATCCATATGCATCCCCTAAAGCCAGCCAGATAGACATTGAGCAAATGAATCAGATTGCTTCATCGCCTCTTTATCAATGCCCGGAGCCACTACTCTTGATTATCGGTGGTAGTTCGGTAAACGAGTGGAATGCAAAAGCTTATGTATTTCTGCAAAACACAAAATTTATAGAGTTAGTAAGATAAATAACTGTTGTTGAACTACCGGAAGCGATCGCTATCCTACGCAAAATGAACCCTTAAGCTTTTGAAGAATTGCTATTAATGTGCTGTCGGGAACAAGGATGGAAAATCGAGCGTAACTTTTGCTATACGGGTGACGGTAGTTTAGATGGGCGAGTGATAATCGCTGGAAGGCTTTATCTAATTCAAGCAAAGCGTTATCGCGGTTATATTAACCCTAAGCATATCCGTGACTTTTACCAAGTTATCCAGGGGGAGGAAGCGCATGGAGGATTCTTTATCCATACGGGTAAAACTGGAGAATTAGCAAAGGAATTGCTGCGGGATTATCAGATAAGTTTACTCAGTGGTCAACGGTTGGTTAATTTTGTCTTGGGGCAGTCGCTGAAAATTATATAAATCATCATAATGGTCTATGAAACAATAATAGTTAGTTGTTAATTTCTATGCTCTCAACTCTGTAAATATGGAACTGATTGACTACCCGCGAGCGATAAACGAGAAAGCACATAAGTGCCTAGAAGTATTTCAGCAAGTGCAGCAGCAAAAATCAGAAATCGATTGCTTAGTTAACGCTGTCTTTTGTCAAGTTGCTTTTGACCCAACACTAAAAAATCAAAATCAGCGCGATGCTCGAAAAGCTACAATACTAGCTGAGGATCGTCAATACACTGAAAAACTAGCTAAACTACAAACTTTAAAAAATGAATTGGGTTCTCTGAAAATTCACCTAGAATATTTACGTAACGAGTTTGCTGCTGTGAGATTAGCAGCGGCTGTCAAACTAGATGTAATCACTAAGTTAGGCGATACTGCAACTGCTGAAACTTTACGAGCGCATTTAGCAGGGATGGCTTTACAAAGTGTCTTCAGTAGTGTCTGTTTGTCTCAAACAATCTCGCCTTTAGAGGTTGCAGAGCAAGCAGTCACTTTTGCAGATGCCCTGGTTAGTAGGCTAGAAGTCGAGAGTGTAGGCAATAGCACTCTTTGGGAAAAGAAAGTTTATGCCCAGCAAAATTTAGAAGAGGAAGAGTTTAATGATGATAGCGACTCCGAGACAACGCAATCGCATTTGGGTTAATTAGATTTTTAATTAGCGGTAAACGATTAATTAATTTTGTGTTAGGACTAAAGTTGAGGTTTATGGGGTAACGATGGCTGTTGCTACGGATGATAGTTGAGTTTTCATTTAGCTGTATAACTAGAGAAAGGAAATGTTATCGCAATGCGAAAACTACCCGAATGCCGCCGTTGTAAATTTTATGCTGATGAGGAACTTCTAGTTTGTGCGTTGCATCCAGATGGCATTGCTCAAGGCAACGATACTTGCTCAGATTTTGATATTACTACAGAGAAAAAACATAAGGAGCATAACTATAGAGCGGAAGACTTAGACTTTGCCTCAGCACTGTTAAGAAACCAAGGATGTACAGACGACCAAGCGTATTATCACAGCTTATCTGAGATGATGGCAGGAATGCTTTATAACCCGACTAGCGATTTACTAGAACAGCCCTTATCAGATTTTTTCTATTATGTGTTGCGCCTATCCGAGTTATTAGCAGATTTAACTAGGTACACCCCTTTACAGCTTCCTGATGACTGCTACGGGCAACTTGCAGCAGATGGACGTAGCATTATGGTTCATCAAGCGCGGTTCTTAATTACTCATGGTTCAGCAGAAGTTTTAACTCCTCAAGGGCGGCAGTTTCTCTACGGAGAAGATTTATATATTGCCAGAAGAATTGCTAATTACTTAAGTCGTGAAAATGATTTGAGCAGGGCAGTGGGGCAGTCGTATTTCGATGATATGTTAGAACGAATTAGCGGTAATGCAAATCTACATG
Coding sequences within:
- a CDS encoding SAVED domain-containing protein, whose translation is MARAIAARIQGDDYQARWFWVQVCRLFAERTRVVRVAYEESNVKSFDDVVTYFGNNASEDEDNLLQAEYYQVKFHVTSAGSITWQGLMDPSFINATSVSILQRLKNAQEQYAPSGTEAHIILYSPWQIHPEDLLAQVHSQTDGRLDWYRLAKGGEKSQLGKLRSAWRKHLGIETDEQLRVVLCPLRIHQGPTLNELGNKLNDKLYRAGLKPVDEGCQCHPYDDLARKFIQTGRTQFTRSEIEVICKREKLWMGYSIPEPDTYRVGIRSFLQWAENLEDETDVMLDLLHWFNGRYIKSPELWQKQIYPEIKSFLSTNLRPNQRCLIHFHTHASIVFAAGYCLNSKSGVDVAVVQSTTSGREIWRLSAKPKHEYYPTWHFAEKLISDEGVDIALTISATHDVLSDVEDYITQSKLIFHRIISCSLCAGASQQAVLNADHAKLLATHLSNHLKSARTTAERKAKLHIFAAAPNALVFSVGQLAQSFGSCVFYEYDFDRSNPGEYQPTLSFPFPILHEH
- a CDS encoding restriction endonuclease, whose translation is MLLMCCREQGWKIERNFCYTGDGSLDGRVIIAGRLYLIQAKRYRGYINPKHIRDFYQVIQGEEAHGGFFIHTGKTGELAKELLRDYQISLLSGQRLVNFVLGQSLKII
- a CDS encoding ThiF family adenylyltransferase, translating into MRAKKTPSEALLVARRSLEGMSSVLLLQDWTWSEQVKEWVLHCRLSLDISKEGLVPISTDWYVLVTPQYPWGDIKFYPAKQKGLTQTFPHQNFNSYGDEQLPWRDGKLCLITDIGAVGRQRYDIEPYDVNTRLYWHFQRAVNWLIAASEDNLAAPYEHFELPHFPLTSLTTVTFSEGDESFVQWENISARAGLVELVPFSRTTNLFFVKSFQSMDGRELLTPTWGKGMTDASAAPIRGIWLRLKNIPIVSPWQAPSTWKELRVACRSQGIDLDDLLKPALKTIRDKKKHIVLIGFPIPSLVNGLSQQIHWQALLLPVLSQGTKTAKGFRTNEEGYWRRDYTNTFCGKNILSWIVSENWHVEQITTRGKLPKALTAQKILLLGAGAVGSSIAELLCRGNVHDITIVDPDILEVGNLTRNSLDLQTIKMSKAYGMAYRLNLISPHAAVEAISAAFPVVKEAEELQIQKCNIVVDCTGSDAVLHNLESFPWSNDKIFFSISIGLGGKRLFCFSAYGSSFPHTSFRNMINPWLGKELQEYDDQELPREGIGCWHPVFPARADDIWMMASTAVKHIESLLKSPIKSPDLAVFEQVYENSSFVGIHQVYTEVGNG
- a CDS encoding SMODS domain-containing nucleotidyltransferase, with the protein product MELPSYFIDFLSNIRPTDNQVDDYIRGHRTLSKNLLADPLLAPIIVAIILQGSYRRATAVKPKSGKRADVDVIVVTKLNQQDYLNPESAFNPFIPFLNKYYQDKFELQGRSVGITLSYVDLDLVITSAPSESEIGILKSDSVISQDTPENVNDWRLVPSWISLESRSTMPTQLMQSRLNNAKKEAEWKLSPLYIPDRDAKVWVPTHPLAQIQWTWDKNRLCNGHYINVVKALKWWRRVNHLTPKYPKGYPVEHLIGQCCPDGICSVAEGVTKTLEKIASSYKVYAASKTAPDLRDHSVPTHNVFKRVSGEDFAEFHNQVCTAAKVARDAIDADTVYESAENWRILFGQEFPKAPNDNSGRTLGPNPGGFTQRSNISILGGGRFA
- a CDS encoding Mov34/MPN/PAD-1 family protein, with protein sequence MADLEFWSLDKKFGISIAEKRLSQLLKMCVHSGTNETGGILVGFYTELHTCAVVTAISSPPSDSSSGSNWFNRGTQGLEGWLHRLWHRDKHYYLGEWHFHPYASPKASQIDIEQMNQIASSPLYQCPEPLLLIIGGSSVNEWNAKAYVFLQNTKFIELVR